One stretch of Aquimarina sp. Aq107 DNA includes these proteins:
- a CDS encoding glycosyltransferase — MNSILIIGNVWPEPNSSAAGSRMLQLIQLFTSKGFKITFASTAAESEHMYDINTLGVTKTTIAINDNSFDDFINNLKPQFVMFDRFMSEEQFGWRVAKHCPKALRILNTEDLHCLRKTREEAFKKKIDFTYSYLKSSDMAKREIASIYRSDISLIISSKEIDILRNQFNIRKELLQYLPFLLDPINTQTKNNWKPYNQRSHFITIGNFRHEPNWNSVLYLKETIWPLIKKELPETELHIYGAYPPPKATQLHNPKEGFHIKGWTKNAAEVMQQARICIAPIRFGAGIKGKLSEAMLNGTPSITTTIGAEGMLGEDSDWNGFIKDKPEEFAKAAIKLYKNENIWNQAQQNGIEIINTRFKKEELSNRLIERIFKLKDNLEEHRHQNFIGSMLQHHTMKSTEFMSRWIEEKNKNN, encoded by the coding sequence ATGAATAGCATCTTAATTATAGGCAATGTATGGCCAGAACCTAATTCCTCCGCTGCCGGAAGCAGAATGCTTCAGCTAATTCAACTATTCACATCGAAAGGTTTTAAAATAACTTTTGCAAGTACCGCTGCCGAAAGTGAACACATGTACGACATTAATACACTTGGTGTCACCAAAACCACCATAGCAATTAACGATAATAGTTTTGATGATTTTATAAACAACCTAAAACCTCAATTCGTTATGTTTGACAGATTCATGTCCGAAGAACAATTTGGATGGAGAGTCGCTAAACATTGCCCTAAAGCTTTAAGGATTTTAAATACAGAAGATCTTCACTGCCTAAGAAAGACAAGAGAAGAAGCTTTTAAAAAAAAGATTGACTTTACATATTCTTATTTAAAATCAAGCGATATGGCAAAAAGGGAAATTGCTAGCATTTATCGTTCTGATATCTCTTTAATTATATCAAGTAAAGAAATAGACATCTTACGAAATCAATTCAACATAAGAAAAGAACTATTACAATACCTTCCTTTTCTACTAGACCCAATTAACACTCAAACAAAAAATAACTGGAAGCCCTACAACCAAAGAAGCCACTTCATAACTATCGGAAACTTTAGACACGAACCTAACTGGAATAGTGTTTTATATTTAAAAGAAACTATCTGGCCGCTGATAAAAAAAGAACTTCCGGAAACTGAACTTCACATCTATGGAGCGTACCCACCACCAAAAGCCACTCAACTACACAATCCAAAAGAAGGATTTCATATAAAAGGGTGGACAAAAAACGCCGCAGAAGTTATGCAGCAAGCACGTATATGTATCGCCCCCATACGTTTTGGCGCAGGAATCAAAGGAAAACTATCAGAAGCAATGCTAAACGGAACACCTAGCATAACAACAACTATAGGCGCTGAAGGAATGCTCGGAGAAGACTCAGACTGGAATGGCTTTATCAAAGATAAACCAGAAGAATTTGCAAAAGCAGCCATCAAATTATACAAGAATGAAAACATATGGAATCAAGCACAACAAAATGGAATAGAAATCATCAACACTCGTTTCAAAAAAGAAGAACTTAGCAATAGACTAATTGAGCGAATCTTTAAATTAAAAGATAATTTAGAAGAGCATCGTCATCAAAATTTCATTGGCTCAATGCTGCAACATCACACCATGAAAAGCACTGAATTTATGTCTCGGTGGATTGAAGAAAAAAACAAGAACAACTAA
- a CDS encoding zinc ribbon domain-containing protein — protein MAKKEVTVEQKLRALYDLQLIDSRVDEIRNVRGELPLEVEDLEDEVAGLNKRLDKLNADLETIDEGIKTKKNLIEEAKSLIKKYGEQQKNVRNNREYNSLSKEMEFQELEIQLSEKHIKEFKAQIIQKNEIIDQTKDRLTERNKHLTHKKGELDAILAETEKEELALIAKSEDFQNNIEERLVAAYKRIRNNVKNGLAVVPIERGASGGSFFTIPPQVQMEIASRKKIITDEHSGRILVDQELAQEEKEKMETMFSKLS, from the coding sequence ATGGCAAAGAAAGAAGTTACTGTTGAGCAAAAATTAAGAGCATTGTATGATTTGCAATTAATTGACTCTAGAGTTGATGAGATCAGAAATGTACGTGGAGAGCTTCCATTAGAGGTAGAAGATCTTGAAGATGAAGTAGCCGGATTAAACAAAAGATTAGACAAACTCAATGCTGATCTTGAAACTATCGACGAAGGTATTAAGACCAAAAAGAACCTAATCGAAGAAGCTAAATCTTTAATCAAAAAGTACGGAGAGCAGCAAAAAAATGTACGAAACAATCGTGAGTACAACTCTCTAAGCAAAGAAATGGAGTTTCAGGAATTAGAAATTCAGTTATCTGAAAAGCATATTAAAGAGTTTAAAGCTCAAATCATTCAAAAAAACGAGATCATAGATCAAACCAAAGATCGTTTAACAGAGAGAAACAAGCACCTTACTCACAAAAAAGGAGAGCTTGATGCGATACTTGCTGAAACAGAAAAAGAAGAATTAGCTTTAATTGCTAAATCTGAAGATTTCCAAAACAATATTGAAGAAAGACTAGTTGCAGCTTACAAAAGAATAAGAAATAACGTAAAGAATGGTCTAGCTGTGGTACCTATTGAGCGTGGAGCTTCTGGAGGTTCTTTCTTTACTATTCCACCACAGGTTCAAATGGAAATTGCTTCACGAAAAAAAATCATCACAGATGAACATAGTGGACGTATCTTAGTAGACCAAGAATTAGCACAAGAAGAAAAAGAAAAAATGGAGACAATGTTTTCTAAATTGTCATAA
- a CDS encoding Nif3-like dinuclear metal center hexameric protein, which produces MQIKEVIQHLEVLAPMSYAEDFDNVGLLVGNKNTTVTGILVTLDTLETIVDEAIEKNCNLIVSFHPIVFKGIKKFNGNNYVERVVMKAIKHDIAIFAIHTALDNTYHGVNDMICEQLGLLNRKILIPQSGSIKKLVTFVPEKEADSLLTKLFEAGAGTIGNYENCSFSSNGIGTFKATTNTNPSIGEIGQTHHEKETKIQITFPKHLESDIIKSLHNNHSYEEIAYEITTLENKNQHIGMGMIGELPNEIEETTFLRHIKKIFKTGCVRHSSLLGKPIKKVAVLGGSGSFAIKNAQAAGADIFITADLKYHQFYEAENKLILADIGHYESEQYTKNLIVSYLRKKISNFAIILSDKNTNPIQYI; this is translated from the coding sequence ATGCAAATTAAAGAGGTTATACAACACCTTGAAGTTTTAGCTCCTATGAGTTATGCCGAAGATTTTGATAACGTAGGATTATTAGTTGGAAATAAAAACACTACAGTTACGGGCATTCTTGTAACATTAGATACTTTAGAAACGATCGTAGATGAAGCAATAGAAAAAAACTGCAACCTTATAGTAAGCTTTCATCCTATTGTTTTTAAAGGGATCAAAAAATTTAATGGCAATAATTATGTAGAACGAGTAGTCATGAAAGCTATTAAACATGATATAGCCATTTTTGCCATCCATACTGCGCTAGATAACACATACCATGGAGTAAATGATATGATATGCGAACAACTCGGATTACTAAACCGAAAAATCTTAATTCCCCAAAGTGGTAGTATTAAGAAGCTAGTAACTTTTGTACCCGAAAAAGAAGCAGACTCATTACTAACAAAATTATTCGAGGCAGGAGCAGGAACCATTGGAAACTACGAGAATTGCAGTTTTTCCTCCAATGGAATAGGAACATTTAAAGCTACTACAAATACCAACCCATCTATCGGCGAAATTGGACAAACACATCATGAAAAAGAAACCAAAATACAAATCACATTTCCAAAACACTTAGAAAGTGATATCATAAAGTCATTACACAATAATCACTCGTATGAAGAGATTGCATATGAGATTACAACTTTAGAAAACAAGAATCAACATATTGGAATGGGAATGATTGGTGAATTACCCAATGAAATAGAAGAAACAACATTCTTAAGACACATTAAAAAGATATTTAAAACAGGTTGTGTAAGACATTCCTCTTTATTAGGTAAGCCAATAAAAAAAGTTGCTGTACTAGGAGGAAGCGGTAGTTTTGCCATAAAAAATGCGCAAGCAGCTGGAGCTGATATATTTATAACTGCGGATTTAAAATACCATCAGTTTTATGAAGCAGAGAACAAACTAATTCTTGCAGATATTGGTCATTATGAAAGCGAACAGTACACAAAAAACTTAATTGTTAGCTATCTTAGAAAAAAAATCAGTAATTTTGCAATCATTTTATCGGATAAAAACACCAATCCCATTCAATACATATAA
- the lpxK gene encoding tetraacyldisaccharide 4'-kinase — MNLLRKILLPIVPVYYFVTWLRNKLYDLGIKKSVSYDFPVIAVGNLSVGGTGKSPMVEYLIELLKDEVILATLSRGYKRETKGFQLVQINSTAKEVGDEPLQFKTKFENVIVAVDADRRNGISNLRNQEISPEVILLDDAYQHRKVKAGFYILLTPYYDLYSDDIVLPTGNLREPRSGADRADIIIVTKCPTTISSELKESITKKMNIKSTQILLFATIDYGSDIINSSRERSVSSLKDTPFTLVTGIANPKPLLEYYSSLGLNFTHINYPDHHNFTEIELDQLKNHSCIVTTEKDYMRLAPSFSEEKLWYQPIEMKFIDNQNVFDNQLLKYIKK, encoded by the coding sequence TTGAATTTATTAAGAAAAATACTTTTACCGATTGTTCCCGTGTATTATTTCGTAACCTGGTTGCGCAATAAGTTGTATGATTTAGGAATTAAGAAATCTGTTTCTTATGATTTTCCTGTGATAGCAGTAGGGAACTTAAGTGTGGGAGGTACCGGTAAATCTCCAATGGTTGAATATCTCATTGAGTTATTAAAGGATGAGGTGATTCTGGCGACATTGAGTAGAGGGTATAAAAGAGAGACAAAAGGATTTCAGTTAGTTCAAATAAATTCTACAGCTAAAGAGGTAGGAGATGAGCCATTACAATTTAAAACTAAATTTGAGAATGTTATTGTTGCTGTCGATGCAGATCGACGTAATGGAATATCAAACTTAAGAAATCAAGAAATAAGTCCAGAAGTAATTTTGTTGGATGATGCTTATCAGCATCGCAAAGTAAAAGCGGGTTTTTATATTTTGCTTACTCCTTATTATGATTTGTATAGTGATGACATTGTTTTGCCAACAGGGAATTTAAGAGAGCCTAGGAGTGGAGCTGATCGAGCGGATATAATTATAGTAACTAAATGTCCGACTACAATAAGTAGTGAGTTAAAGGAAAGTATTACAAAAAAGATGAACATCAAATCTACTCAGATTTTATTATTCGCTACGATCGACTATGGTTCTGATATTATTAATAGCTCTAGAGAACGATCGGTGTCTTCGTTAAAAGACACTCCTTTTACGTTAGTTACAGGAATTGCAAACCCAAAACCTTTATTAGAGTATTATTCTTCTTTAGGTTTAAATTTTACGCATATTAATTATCCAGATCATCACAATTTTACGGAAATTGAGCTTGATCAATTAAAAAATCATAGTTGTATAGTTACTACCGAGAAAGATTATATGCGATTGGCTCCTAGTTTTTCAGAAGAAAAGCTATGGTATCAGCCAATAGAAATGAAATTTATTGATAATCAGAATGTCTTTGATAACCAACTATTAAAGTATATAAAAAAATGA
- a CDS encoding response regulator, whose product MAYSQIEDTKDSTKVKDAIENYLIKASEAINTARLSNALHNITQAKELAVANQDKTYRAKVSRILAELYLELGDLNSAKEQITKAIKIQNEEQNEIALANSYNVCGSIHTKLKDFKNAEKHLQIASSLVEKNNLETLEGPVKINIGLLALEMNDPEEAIIHFNKGLPKIESLGQSYYKAKLYTNKAKAQMVLGSLDEAIATNDLAMQIGTEMGYSEIQSESFELYSKIYEKKEDFKTSLINLRFHQQFKDSLFNINKEIIAQEARAKLNIGDDKVKIEELTEENKQQQKSLKLGRLTTILSIALITILSLLTLSLYKNNNLRARANELLQNKNTELILAKENAERASEAKVQFLSTITHELRTPLYAVTGLTHLLLEESPTPNQKEHLNSLKFSGEYLLSLINNILDLNKLEANKVEIENTSFNLQKRINDVLIALGKSAKDRNNKLHYEFDKSIPSKLKGDPLKISQILINLIGNSIKFTQNGDIWIKVKMINHIENKVFLNFEIRDNGVGISDKKQQSIFENFTQGSVQINRKFGGTGLGLSIVKNLLSLMDSEIKLESELGQGSRFHFDLKFDVFEDVVSNYQEEAKKIDYSVMIDKKVLVVEDNKINQLITRKILEKNKMICDVADNGDIAINKTKNNEFDLILMDIHMPGISGIEATKQIREFNTEIPIVALTAVTLDDNLDEFYNNGFNDIIPKPYKTEEFFTKLHKALSKKTISS is encoded by the coding sequence ATGGCGTATTCGCAAATTGAAGATACAAAGGATAGTACTAAGGTAAAAGATGCCATCGAAAACTACCTTATTAAGGCTTCCGAAGCTATCAACACAGCTAGACTATCTAACGCCTTACACAATATTACACAAGCAAAAGAACTAGCAGTAGCAAATCAGGACAAGACTTATAGAGCAAAAGTTAGTAGAATTTTAGCAGAACTATATTTAGAACTTGGTGATCTTAATAGCGCCAAAGAACAAATAACAAAAGCCATAAAAATCCAAAACGAGGAACAAAATGAAATTGCCCTCGCTAACTCATATAATGTTTGCGGATCAATTCACACAAAGCTTAAAGATTTTAAAAACGCAGAAAAACACTTACAAATTGCGTCTTCACTCGTTGAAAAAAATAATTTAGAAACTTTAGAAGGTCCTGTCAAAATTAATATTGGACTTCTGGCCCTTGAGATGAATGATCCAGAAGAAGCAATTATACATTTTAATAAAGGGTTACCTAAAATAGAATCTCTAGGACAATCTTACTATAAAGCTAAATTATACACAAACAAAGCCAAAGCTCAAATGGTCTTAGGTTCCCTTGATGAAGCAATTGCTACGAATGATTTAGCTATGCAAATTGGAACTGAAATGGGATATTCCGAAATACAGTCGGAAAGTTTTGAGTTATATAGCAAAATCTATGAAAAGAAAGAAGATTTCAAAACTTCTCTAATAAATCTAAGATTTCATCAACAATTTAAAGACTCTTTATTTAACATCAATAAAGAAATAATTGCGCAAGAAGCAAGAGCTAAACTAAATATAGGTGATGACAAAGTAAAGATTGAAGAACTTACGGAAGAGAATAAGCAACAGCAGAAATCATTAAAGCTAGGAAGACTTACCACTATATTAAGTATCGCACTAATAACAATACTATCGTTACTTACACTTTCTCTATACAAAAACAACAACCTCCGAGCAAGAGCAAATGAGCTTCTACAAAACAAAAACACTGAACTTATTTTAGCAAAAGAAAATGCGGAAAGAGCAAGTGAAGCCAAAGTACAATTCTTATCCACAATAACACACGAACTTAGAACACCACTATATGCTGTAACTGGATTAACACATTTATTACTAGAAGAAAGCCCAACTCCCAATCAAAAAGAACATCTTAATTCGCTTAAGTTTTCTGGTGAATACCTACTATCCTTAATAAATAACATTTTAGATCTAAATAAACTAGAAGCAAATAAAGTAGAGATCGAAAACACTTCTTTTAATTTGCAGAAAAGAATTAATGATGTTTTAATAGCATTAGGAAAATCTGCTAAAGATAGAAATAACAAACTTCACTATGAGTTTGATAAATCGATCCCATCTAAACTTAAGGGAGATCCTCTAAAAATATCTCAAATACTAATTAATCTTATTGGTAACTCTATTAAATTTACACAAAACGGAGATATTTGGATCAAGGTTAAAATGATCAACCACATAGAAAACAAAGTTTTTCTAAATTTCGAAATTAGAGATAACGGCGTTGGTATCTCTGACAAAAAACAACAAAGTATTTTCGAAAACTTTACACAAGGATCTGTGCAAATCAACAGAAAGTTTGGAGGTACAGGTTTAGGACTATCTATCGTAAAGAACTTGCTGTCATTAATGGATAGCGAAATTAAATTAGAAAGTGAACTTGGACAAGGATCTAGATTCCATTTTGATCTGAAATTTGATGTGTTTGAAGATGTTGTTTCTAATTACCAAGAAGAAGCTAAGAAAATTGATTATAGCGTAATGATCGATAAAAAGGTCTTAGTGGTAGAAGACAATAAAATCAACCAACTTATAACAAGAAAAATACTAGAGAAAAACAAAATGATATGTGATGTTGCTGATAATGGAGATATCGCAATCAATAAAACAAAAAATAATGAATTTGACTTAATTCTTATGGACATACACATGCCAGGAATAAGTGGAATTGAAGCAACAAAGCAAATTAGAGAGTTTAATACAGAAATACCTATTGTAGCATTAACAGCAGTAACACTAGATGATAATCTAGATGAGTTTTATAATAATGGCTTCAATGATATTATCCCCAAACCTTATAAGACAGAAGAGTTTTTTACGAAATTACACAAAGCATTATCAAAAAAAACAATAAGTTCATAG
- the gap gene encoding type I glyceraldehyde-3-phosphate dehydrogenase — MNTPIRVAINGFGRIGRNLFRLLIDNSDIEVVAINDLADTRTLSHLLKYDSIHGVLAQNISYTEDHIIIGDKSIPLLNRKNLIECNWKNYDVDIVVEATGKFKTRKATLDHIKAGAKKVILSAPPLEDSIKTIVLGVNDHILDGNETIISNASCTTNNAAPMIKVIDELCGIEQAYITTIHSYTTDQSLHDQPHRDLRRARAASQSIVPTTTGAAKALTKIFPELSSVIGGCGIRVPVPDGSLTDITFNVKKETSIKEINQAFKKASESHLRGILSYTEDPIVSVDIIGNPHSCVFDSLMTSVIGKMVKIIGWYDNEIGYSNRIIDLIVNICKK; from the coding sequence ATGAATACACCTATTAGAGTAGCCATCAATGGTTTTGGAAGAATTGGACGAAATCTTTTTAGATTATTGATTGACAATTCGGATATCGAAGTTGTTGCTATTAATGATCTTGCAGATACTAGAACATTAAGTCACTTACTTAAATATGATAGCATCCACGGAGTATTAGCACAGAATATTTCATATACTGAAGATCATATAATAATTGGAGATAAATCGATCCCGTTATTAAACAGAAAAAATCTTATAGAATGTAATTGGAAAAATTATGATGTGGACATCGTAGTTGAAGCCACAGGAAAATTTAAAACAAGAAAAGCTACTCTAGATCATATAAAAGCTGGAGCTAAAAAAGTAATACTCTCCGCCCCTCCACTTGAAGATTCTATAAAAACTATTGTTCTAGGAGTAAATGATCATATCCTTGATGGAAATGAAACAATAATTTCCAATGCCTCTTGTACAACTAACAATGCCGCTCCTATGATCAAAGTCATCGACGAGCTTTGCGGAATAGAACAAGCGTACATCACAACAATTCATAGTTACACCACCGATCAAAGCTTACACGATCAACCCCACAGAGATTTAAGGCGTGCTAGAGCTGCCAGTCAATCCATAGTTCCGACCACCACAGGAGCTGCTAAAGCATTAACAAAAATTTTTCCTGAATTAAGTAGTGTTATCGGTGGATGTGGAATTAGAGTTCCCGTTCCAGACGGATCACTTACTGACATTACATTTAATGTAAAAAAAGAAACTTCAATCAAAGAAATCAATCAAGCTTTTAAAAAAGCTTCAGAATCGCATTTAAGAGGAATTTTATCATACACCGAAGATCCTATTGTATCTGTGGACATAATAGGAAACCCACATTCTTGCGTTTTTGATTCTCTTATGACTTCTGTTATTGGAAAAATGGTAAAAATCATAGGCTGGTATGATAATGAAATAGGATATAGCAACAGAATAATCGATTTAATTGTCAACATTTGTAAGAAATAA